In one Alnus glutinosa chromosome 12, dhAlnGlut1.1, whole genome shotgun sequence genomic region, the following are encoded:
- the LOC133851993 gene encoding serine/arginine-rich splicing factor SR30-like, whose translation MSSRSSCTIYVGNLPGDTRMREVEDLFRKYGPIVDIDLKLPPRPPGYAFVEFEDPRDAEDAIYYRDGYNFDGCRLRVELANGRRGHSSSVDRYSSYSGSRSSRGIPRHSDYRVLVTGLPPSASWQDLKDHMRQAGDVLFSQVFRDRGGMSGIVDYAHYDDMKYAIRKLDDTEFRNSFSRAYIRVRDYDSRRSYSRSRSRDSRQSYSRSPVRSPYMSRSPSHSHSYSGRSRSISPKRKYSFRSPSVSRSRSRSRSRSPVTSPPRHKSRSPSRSIRSLSPSRPPSVRSE comes from the exons ATGAGTAGCCGCTCAAGCTGTACCATCTATGTTGGAAATCTCCCTGGTGATACTCGTATGAGAGAAGTAGAAGATCTGTTTCGTAAg TATGGGCCTATTGTTGACATTGATCTGAAGCTCCCACCAAGACCGCCAGGTTATGCTTTTGTTGAG TTTGAAGACCCACGTGATGCTGAAGATGCAATATATTACCGGGATGGGTATAACTTTGATGGTTGTCGTTTACGG GTTGAACTTGCAAATGGCCGGCGAGGACATTCATCATCAGTGGATCGCTATAGCAGTTATAGTGGTAGTCGCAGTAGCCGTGGTATTCCGAGGCATTCTGACTATCGTG TTTTGGTCACTGGATTACCTCCTTCTGCTTCATGGCAAGACCTGAAG GATCATATGCGTCAAGCTGGTGATGTCCTCTTCTCTCAAGTATTCCGTGATCGTGGTG GCATGTCAGGAATTGTGGATTATGCACACTATGATGACATGAAGTATGCT ATCAGAAAACTTGATGACACTGAATTTCGGAATTCTTTTTCGCGGGCTTACATACGG GTGAGGGATTATGATTCGAGACGGAGCTACTCTAGAAGTCGCAGCCGTGATTCAAGACAGAGCTATTCAAGAAGCCCTGTTCGTAGTCCTTATATGTCAAGAAGCCCAAGTCACAGCCATAGCTATAGTGGCAGGAGCAGAAG CATATCTCCAAAGAGAAAATATTCATTTCGATCTCCCTCAGTATCTCGTTCaag ATCTCGATCAAGATCCAGATCTCCAGTTACTTCG CCTCCTCGCCATAAAAGTCGAAGTCCCAGCAGGAGCATTAGAAGCCTATCACCCTCCCGTCCGCCTTCA GTAAGATCTGAGTGA